Part of the Vibrio penaeicida genome is shown below.
CAATAGAAAGCTTCGGGCGAAAACAAATGCTTCCGCTGCGAAAAAAAATGCAGGTGGTATTTCAAGACCCATTTTCCGCACTCAACCCGAGAATGTCCGTCGCTCAAATCATTGGTGAAGGGCTGAAAGTTCATCAAGACCTATCTGAATCAGAGATGGATAAGCAAATCTGTGAAACGATGGAAGAAGTAGGATTAGATTCAGCAACTCGTCACCGTTACCCAAACGAGTTTTCTGGTGGGCAAAGGCAGCGTATCGCCATTGCGAGGGCAATCATTCTTAAACCTAAGTTTATTCTATTGGATGAACCGACTTCATCGCTAGACAGAACCGTTCAAGCTCAAGTACTCGACCTCTTAAAATCACTTCAGCAAAAGTACGAACTGACTTATCTTTTTATCAGCCACGACTTAAATGTTGTCAAATCACTTTGCCACTACACTTTGGTGCTTAAGGATGGTCAAGTGGTAGAGCAAGGTGTAACAGAAGACTTGTTCCATTCACCCCAGCAAGACTACACTCGCCAATTGGTAAGCTTGTCTGATTTATAGCGGTAAGGTAGCAGTCATTCTACAGGTCATACTGATACCCACGGCTTTCAAACCAGTCCCCTAGAAAATTAAGCAAGGTTCTTACTTTGGTGTTAATTTGAATATCTTGATGCACAACCAAGTGACAGGGTAACTCGGAGATGGGAAGCGCTTCCAATACTTGAACCAGTTCACTGGATGTTTTCGCCAACCCTTTATGCGTCGCGACAATTCCCGCCCCTTGATTCAACAACGCCCAGTGCTGTAATAAACTGTCCGTGCGATAGCAAAAATCGTTAAGTTTTAATTCCACGCCATGCTGGCGAGCTTCATCAATAAAGCTTGTCATTCTATCGAAACCAACCAAACGATGCTTTGCAAGATCGACTATACCCATTGGCAAACCATGCCGTTCAATGTAGGCGCTATGTGCATAGAAACCAAGTGGAATGGATGGGAGCCTTCTAGAAACCAAATCTTGTTGTCGATGGTTAAACATTCTCACCGCAATATCTGCGTCTCTTTTTGACAAGTTTGTCGCTTCATTGGATATCACGACTTCAAACTCTATCTCTGGATGTGATTCATGAAAGGCTACCAGCGCTTTAGGGAGTAGAAAGTGCCCAAAAAGCTCATTCACGCTGATACGAATCGCGCCCTTGAGTACACCACTATTTCCTTGCGCTGAGCGTAAAAACTGATCGGCAGATTCAGACATACGCTTCGCCGATGCCAAAAGAGCAACACCATTCTCGGTTAATTCGAGTCCTTGAGTAGAACGTTCAAATAACGCGTAACCGAGTTCCTTTTCAAGACGCTGTATCTGACGAGTGAGCGTAGGCTGCGATAAAGACAAAGCTTCTGCAGCTTTTGATAGGCTCCCCTGCTCTGCAACGACCAAAAAATGGCGAACCCATTGCCAGTTGATATTCATTTATGAATAGCACCTATAAGTTTCTTTCGATTCAAAATTCAAATAACTATAGCAATAATCGCATCATTGATCAGAACTTCAATAAGGGAAACGGTATGGCTACGTCAAATATCAGCAAAAATTTGGCTCAAGTGAAAAGGAAAAGTGATGAGAAAAGTGCACTTATTTTAGGAATTACCGGCGGATTTGGTCGCTATGTGGCGCTAGCGCTTAAAGAAAAAGGCTGGAAAGTTACAGGCGTGACTCGCTCTTTGTCTAAGCTGGATCCTGAACTAAAACAATTCGACATTTTAGAGGGCGATGCGACAAACGAACGCTACCTTTCAGAAATAGCCAAGAACCATCAGGTACTGGTATATGGCTTGAATCCGGAATACCACCTTTGGAAAACTTACGCACAAGCCTGGCTTAAAACCACTCTCAACGTTGCCAAGTCTAATGACATGGAAGTCATCTTTCCTGCAAACGTGTACAACTATAATCCCACTCAATATTCAGAGGTCTCCGAGCAATCTCCAAACGATCCAATATCGCAGAAAGGTAAGATCAGGGTAGACATGGAGAATCAAATCCGCGTCTTTTGTCAATCAGGTGGCTCTGCGCTTATCATTCGAGCAGGAGACTTTATTGGTCAGTACGCTCCCAGTGCGTGGTTCAATTTTCTGGTTAACATGAAACCCAATAAAACCGTACTGCAATTACCTAGTGATAAGAAAATTAAGCACACATGGGCTTACTTACCTGATTTAAGCGTAGTGGTGAGTGATTTGCTTGAGCATCGCCTATCCGGAGAGGAAACGTACCACTATGCAGGGTTGAATGTCAGCTTTGAAGACATTGAAAACAGCCTTTTGAGAATACGCGGATTACCCGTGTCGACGAAGTCTTTCCCTTGGTGGTCTTTGGCTATTATTGGTCTGTTTTCACCTAAAATGAAGGCGGTAAGGGAAATGAGGTACTTATGGCAACACCCTCTGAAACTGACTGACGAAAAGCTTCAACTCATGTTGAATAAAGACGTTAAGTGCAGCTCTCTTGACGAAGTGATCGAAGAGATGACGAAGAATTACTAAACTGTTGAAAAGAGGTTCAAATTAAAAGCAAAAAGGCAAACCTATTTGGTTTGCCTGTTTGATTCATTCTTAGCTTTTATGGAGTCGAAAAAGCCTGGGAATTTTTTGCGGATTCTAATTTGCTCTGCTGCCATATGCTTTAGGCTAGGACCTTCGTTCAGTTTAATCACGAGCTCGGTCCCGTCTAAACGCAAAACTTCTCCAATGACGTCAAAAGACTCGCCGCCACTCAATATCAAGGTTCCCTTTATTTCCATCCTCTTTTTCACATCAACTTCGGATGAAAATAGTAACCGCAGCCCCTTTTCAGATATCTCGGTTACTGGGAACTGTTTATTCCAAGCTTTGATTCTTGGTCGTTCCGACTTCGGATACCTTAAGCGGTAATATTGTCTGGATTGTTTAGAAATACTGTGTCCCATCTATGCTTTTTCTGTATTTTAAATACTTACAGTAAGTAGCTTAACAGATTCCTAAATCGAGTTCTTCTTTATCACTCAGCTCATTATTTCTGAGCGACACCCATCAATACTGGCAACGATCCTTTGTCAGAATCTACGTGGAAAGGTGTATCAATAGTAACGCTACTGAACTTCGCTTTCGTCAACGCTTTCTTAGCTTGACTCTGCGTTAAGCCATAGCTTTCACTGTCGCTATCCACTAACCAGTCCCAATGAATAAACAAACCACCGTCATTGAGCAACGAATGAATTATCTTTGCCGATTCTTCGAAGTCATCCAAAAACCCACATACAGAAGAAGCCACAACGATATCAAACTGACCACGGAACGCTGGGTGATAAGCCACTAAACCACGAGTAAGCTCATCAACAACAGGTTCTACGTTCAACAATTCTTTCGCATCCAATTGCTCGATCATCTTCTCAGACGAATCCAAAGCGACGATTTCTTTAGCCAAAGGTGAAAGCTTTTGAGTGAGCAACCCTGTGCCACAACCAAAATCCAGTACTTTCAATCCTTCTAGGCTTACTCTTTCTTCGAGCTGTTCGAATGCTTTTTGCGCATAATTCGCAGTTGCCGCATCTTGCTCCCAGTTCTCTGCGTATTCATCCCATTCGTTGGACATGGTATTTTCCCCAAAATGTTTACAAGCTTATACCCAAAAATCCTGTTTAAAGACGACACTGCCAATGTTTTTAGCAAGATACTTGGGTATAAGGGACGTATAGACTAAACCAAAGCTAGCCTAGATACACACTCACCGATACAAAAGTTCACCAAATCGGGCGTTAAGTCTAATTTGTATCAACAAGCAGTTGAGATTATTTTTCTACTTCGTTTCGAATTCGGTTAAAAAGAAGACTCAATTGCAATATTTTAACCGAAATGTCATCTAAATTAGCGCCAACCAATTTCGTTTTAGAAAACTTTGGGGGGAGGATTTGAGAATAATGAAGCTTGTTGACTTTCATAAGGATGCATATGACAACAGATGGAACGATAAGAAATCACAAAATTTTCAGAACAAATAACGGTAACCCAAATATCAAATAGCGAACTTTATTGGAATCAGCACGTGATACCCAAGCTACATCACTTTTCTCAAACTTTAAGTTGTATAAAATACCCGCAATTGTGCATTGTTTAAATCCTTAATTGATTGTCGGAGTTACCTAACTTTTTCTTTCCTTTCCTGATTTCGACCAATTGTTTCTCGATTTAAACACCTGTGACAAAAACGACATAAAATAACCATAAGATGTGCTTTATCAGACCAATCCAACGCCTTGGGTCTAGGGTTGGTTGCAAACAAGCCATCTTTGAGTCTCAAGGAGTCGAGTAAGTGATGAGTGTTTTTTTACGCCTGTTGATTGTTTTTTTTGCTTTATTTTCTTTTCCAAGTTTTGCCGCCGAATCTTCCACCAGCTATACCTCTTCTGGTGTAGGCTATGCTGCGTTGATTATTTTTGGGTTTGCTTATTGCCTTGTCATGGCAGAAGAGTACCTGCAGCTTCGTAAGTCTAAGCCCGTACTTTTAGCAGCAGGTTTAATATGGATTATTATTGGGTTTGCGTTTCAAGCAGACGGTCAGATAGAAACCGCTAAGCATGCCCTCGAACATAACTTGCTGGAATACGCGCAATTGCTGCTTTTCTTACTTGTTGCGATGACCTACATCAGCGCGATGGAAGAACGAAGACTGTTTGATGCGCTGCAAGCATGGATGGTGAACAAAGGGTTCAATCTGCGAACGCTTTTCTGGATCACCGGCATACTCTCTTTCTTTATCTCCCCTATTGCAGATAACTTAACCACCGCGCTTCTAATGTGTGCTGTTGTCATGAAAGTTGGCGGGAACAATACACGCTTTATCAATCTCGCTTGTATTAACATCGTTGTTGCCGCAAATGCGGGGGGCGCATTCAGCCCATTTGGCGACATCACAACCTTAATGGTTTGGCAGGCTGGGCTCGTTTCTTTCAGCCAATTCCTAACCTTGTTTATTCCTTCGGTCGCGAACTACGTTGTTCCTGCGGTTATTATGGCTTTCTTTATTCCGAAAGAGCAGCCAGACGCCATTAAAGAAGTGGTGGAACTTAAACGCGGAGCAAGACGCATTGTTGTGTTGTTTTTGCTTACCATTGCTACGGCTGTCGCATTCCACGGCTTCCTACACTTCCCTCCCGTCATTGGGATGATGATGGGTTTAGCCTATTTGCAATTCTTTGGATTTTTCCTTCGAAAAACATTGCCGATGTCCTTGGCGAAAAAACGCGCCAAAGCTCAAGCCTCACACGATGAAGAAGCGCTGCGCCGGTTAGGTTCTGTTGTGCCGTTTGACGTGTTCCGACGTGTATCGCATGCCGAGTGGGACACACTTCTATTCTTCTACGGTGTTGTTATGTGTGTAGGTGGTTTAAGCCTAATCGGTTACCTTGGCATGGTCTCTGAAATTATGTACACACAATGGGATCCGGTATGGGCAAACATTATGGTAGGAATACTTTCTGCCATCGTAGATAACATTCCTGTTATGTTCGCCGTACTTACCATGCAACCGGAAATGACACTCGGCAACTGGCTGCTTGTTACGTTAACTGCGGGTGTCGGCGGAAGCTTGCTTTCTATTGGTAGTGCTGCTGGCGTGGCACTAATGGGTGCTGCACACGGAAAATACACCTTCTTTGGACACCTAAAATGGGCGCCTGTCATCAGTTTGGGCTACATGGTGAGTATTGTTCTGCATCTTATGATCAACGGCTCGCTGTTCTAGTCTGGCTAAGTGTTCTAGTTAAGAACTTTGGTTCAGCGATTTAGAACAGCTGAATGGTCGAGTATAACGGCACGTATTGGATAGGTGGCAACCTGTTTGCCACCTTTCAATTAAAGAATCATGTAAACGATTTACATTATTTTTTTGGCTCTATTTTAATGAATTACATTTTCAGCAATGAAAAGTGATGTTAAAGAATGTCTTTTGTTTCCATCATTAGTTACATTACCCACTCTCTTTCTATTCGGGCTCAGTAAATGGCAACTATCAAAGACGTCGCGAAAGCAGCTGGTGTATCTGTCGCCACGGTATCACGTGTGATCAATCGCTCACCGAAGGCGAGTACCAAAGCTATTGAATCGGTAAATATTGCCATGGCTCAGTTGGGATATCGACCAAACGCAAATGCCCGCGCTTTGGTTAGCCAATCCACCAATACCATGGGCGTACTAGTAAGTGATGTATCCGATCCTTTCTTTGGCACACTCATTAAAGCAGTAGATGATGTTGCTCATACACAAGGAAAACATTTGCTCATTGGCAATGGTTACCATAATGCTGATGAAGAAAGGGAAGCCATCGAATTGCTGGTAAACAGCCGCTGCGAAAGCCTTGTGATTCACTCGAAAGGCCTAACCGACAAAGAATTATTAAGCTACACCAAAGAAGTTCGTGGGATGGTTCTGATCAACCGACAAATCCCTGAAATATCGCACCGTTGCATTGCCTTAGACAATTACAAAGGTGCTTATCTCGCTACTGAGTATTTGATTCGACACGGGCATATTAACATTGCTTGTATTTCATCTTCTCATCACATTGAAGATGTCGATGCTCGAATTGCGGGCTATCTTGCCGCTTTAAACGATCACAACATCAAACTTTCTGATAAATACATTGTGCATTGCAACCCCGATAGTGAAGGCGGTGAAGAGGCGATGACGCACCTGCTCACTCAGTCCTTACCCATTACAGCCGTATTTGCGTATAACGATTATATGGCGGCAGGCGCTATGTCTATTTTGGATGAAAATGGACTCGATGTACCCGAAAATGTATCGGTGATCGGGTTTGATGACGGCCCCATTGCTCGTTACTTAACACCGAAGTTAACCACTATTCGCTACCCTATCCAGATGATGGCAGAACAAGCCGCACGATTGTCGCTTGATTTGGCTAACGGAGAAACCGTACATACCGAACCTGTCATGTTATCCCCCACTCTAGTGAGAAGAAACTCTGTTGATAAAGTTCGCAGTTGATAACCGACACAGTTAATAAATTGCGTAGTTAACAAAGATCTTAGTTAACAAAGCTCTTAGTTGATCAGTTCGCTGGCACTCGAAATCAACGCGTTTCATTGTCGTCTAAGGCATTGAGCTAACAGAAAAACGTCTGCTCCATTTACGCTTTTACGCTTGTATCCTGTTCATATTCACATTTCTATCTATAAAATGGTACTCATCGCCTCACTTATTTGATTAAATCTTAATCACCACATACGCTTAAAAGTGATGTTTTTTCCAGATTGAGAGTAAGGTTAATCTAAATAGGGAGATTGTATGACCAAGCAATCAAAGAGCTCAAATGTAGAAGTTGAGCCTAAGAAAAATGATTCCGAGCAATTAGCGCAAATTCAACACCTTCTATTTGGTGAACGAGCCGAATACATTGAAACCGCTATTGAGGATCTTTCTGAGCGAACAAATCAAACCTTTATACAGATAGAGAAAAAATTGGATGCCATTAATCTGCAAATATCCAAGCTGGCAGACTCTTTAGAAGGGCTCGCTCAAACAAGCCAACAAAGCAACAGCAGCCTCGAGATGCACTTTACTCAGGAAGTGGGAGAACTATCTCAACAGCTTCATGATAAACACGAAGAAGCCCTCAATAAAATTGACAGTGTTTCGGAAGACCTGAAAAACAACAAAGCGGATAGAAAAACATTAGCGACACTGCTTTCTACCATGGCCGAAGATCTCGATGGGAATTAAATGATCAATCGGGACAATTCGAAAATTGAGGAACTTCGTTCCTTAGTGCTTGGAGAGCAATACGAAAACGCTCTTAATGATTACATCGATAAAAATGACGAAACCGGTCGCGTGGCGGACGTCATCGTAGAAGCTATTAAGCAAAGAAATCAAAAAGATAACAAGGTCACTGAAGAACTTTCTCCCATCATCGACAGCGCTATCGAAGTTTCCATTAACAACAACACGCAACGCTTCGCGGATATTCTTTACCCAGTCATCGGTGCCGCTGTGCGGAAATCGGTCAGCGCCACTTTCAACCAACTGGTTAACTCTCTCAATCAAGTTTTAACCCAAAACTTCAGTTTAAAATCCATCAAATGGCGCTATCAAGCATGGCGACAAGGCATCAGTTACGCCCAATTCCTCTTAATGAAAACGTCTGTCTTTCAGGTTGAACAGGTGCTTTTGATCCACAGGGAAACGGGGCTTCTACTGAATTCAGTCGCAAATGAAGGAACGGAAACCAGCGATCCAGAACTTGTTTCCAGTATGCTCACGGCCATTACTGATTTTGTATCCGACTCCTTTAGTAGCGACAGTAATGACACATTAGAAGGTGTTAGGCTTGGCGACTTACTGCTCAAGATTGAGGTCGCTCCTCATGTCATATTGGCAGCTGCCGTTAGAGGGATCCCAAATCAGCTGGTCGACACCACTATTTCCACCACTGTCGAAAAAATCGAGCAAGATTTCTCCGACACGCTAGTGCACTTCAGTGGCGACAATGAAGAGTTTGCCTCTTCGGCTCCTCTGTTAGAAAGCTGCTTACTTAAAAACACACTCGAAGATAACGCAAAAGAGCGCTTTCCATGGCGGCTATTTGCAGTGTTGCTGGTTTTCATTGTGGTCGGGTTATACAAACTATTTGTTCATATTAACGTCAGCAACGAACATGACATCACTCGTCAAGTCTTTGAGTATGAACCTAATTATTTGATTGTCGAATCCATTATTCAGGACGAAAACATCGCCCTTTCTGTACTTCGTAAACCAGGTTCACGAGCGCCGAGTGACATCTTAGAAAATATTAACTACCTTCACACAACCCAAGCGGTTGACGACAAAGTCGTTGATTTCAGTGAATCGGGTGAGTTACCTCAATACAATCTCACCATTATAGATGTGGTGAGGCATAACCTCATTTCCTCTTTAAGTGAGGGAGAATCTGCTCGTATTTGGCTATCTGATCGCACCGTTAATGTTTCTGGTGAATTAAAGCCAAATACATTGGAACAACTCAAACGCTACATAACAAAAATAGACGACAGCCTTACGCTGTCTGTCCAAGGTGTAACCCTACTTCCTTCAGAGCCTACAGCATCAGAGCAAATGGAAAGAGGATTTCTTCAACAGCAACTCACAAGTTTGATTGGTGATGGCGAAACCATCGCTTTAGATTTTGAGCAGGATAAGGTTTCGCTATCAGGTGAAGTTTACCCAGAGACACTAGACAAAATTCGTCGCTATTTAAGCCGCAAGGAGTTAAGCCTTGGTGTAGAAATGTCGGCTCTAACGACGCTTACAAAGTCACCCGATTTCCAAAAACAATATGACCAACTCTCTCTATTACTGAATCAAGTTCGGTTCCAATACGAGCTCAACGTGGTTACCCCAAAAAATGACAAATCAGAGATGGTAAGGTTTGTGAGCCAAGCAAAATCACTTATACAGCTCGGGGAAACACTTAATCCACCACTTACGCCTATATTTATAGTGACGGGGTATTCCGACGATATTGGTTCCAAAGAAAGAAACATTCAGCTAAGCAAACAAAGGGCGTCCAATGTTAAACAAATCATGGTGGATAATGGCATCAATGAAAACCACATTATTACCCTAAATATCAGCAATATAGAGTCAACGGAAAGTATCTCATCTGCATTAAGAAGAGTCACTATAGATGTGATAAACAAGGATTTGTGAGCATAAGAGGCCACACATGAAAGCAAAGAAGATCTGCATGATTGGCGCGTTTGCCGTAGGGAAAACCAGTTTAGTTCGGCGTTTTGTCGAAAGTATTTTCACTGAAAAGTATCACACGACAATTGGTGTGAAAATTTCGAAGAAATTTATCGATTCAACGCCAGAACCTGTACAACTGCTGGTTTGGGATATCGAAGGAAAAGACGTGTATACCAACATCAATGTTTCCTATTTGAGAGGAGCATCTGGCGCGATGTTGGTTGTCGATGGAACCCGCCCAGACAGTCTGGAAGTGGCCAACGAGCTAAGAACACTGATCAGTGACAACTGCAATGATATTCCGGTTGTATTGATGCTGAACAAATGCGATTTGGAAGACGATTGGGTTATCGGACCAGACAAAATAGCCACACTAGAACAAAAAGTCTCTACCTTGTTTAAATCCAGCGCAAAAGATGGAAAAAACGTTGATGAAGCGTTCCAAAGATTAGCCGAATTGATGCTGGAACGTGATTAAGCCGAGGACAACACCATGAACCACTTAGAAGCAGTATTGACGTCTTTAAATTATGTTGTCCTACTGCGAAACCAAGACAAGACCTTTACGTTATTGAACCCTTGCGCTAATTGGTTTAGTGAACTCTACTATGATCAAACCGAAACTAAGTTTGATGCTAACCTCATTGAC
Proteins encoded:
- a CDS encoding LysR family transcriptional regulator; its protein translation is MNINWQWVRHFLVVAEQGSLSKAAEALSLSQPTLTRQIQRLEKELGYALFERSTQGLELTENGVALLASAKRMSESADQFLRSAQGNSGVLKGAIRISVNELFGHFLLPKALVAFHESHPEIEFEVVISNEATNLSKRDADIAVRMFNHRQQDLVSRRLPSIPLGFYAHSAYIERHGLPMGIVDLAKHRLVGFDRMTSFIDEARQHGVELKLNDFCYRTDSLLQHWALLNQGAGIVATHKGLAKTSSELVQVLEALPISELPCHLVVHQDIQINTKVRTLLNFLGDWFESRGYQYDL
- a CDS encoding NAD-dependent epimerase/dehydratase family protein, giving the protein MATSNISKNLAQVKRKSDEKSALILGITGGFGRYVALALKEKGWKVTGVTRSLSKLDPELKQFDILEGDATNERYLSEIAKNHQVLVYGLNPEYHLWKTYAQAWLKTTLNVAKSNDMEVIFPANVYNYNPTQYSEVSEQSPNDPISQKGKIRVDMENQIRVFCQSGGSALIIRAGDFIGQYAPSAWFNFLVNMKPNKTVLQLPSDKKIKHTWAYLPDLSVVVSDLLEHRLSGEETYHYAGLNVSFEDIENSLLRIRGLPVSTKSFPWWSLAIIGLFSPKMKAVREMRYLWQHPLKLTDEKLQLMLNKDVKCSSLDEVIEEMTKNY
- a CDS encoding PilZ domain-containing protein, which produces MGHSISKQSRQYYRLRYPKSERPRIKAWNKQFPVTEISEKGLRLLFSSEVDVKKRMEIKGTLILSGGESFDVIGEVLRLDGTELVIKLNEGPSLKHMAAEQIRIRKKFPGFFDSIKAKNESNRQTK
- a CDS encoding class I SAM-dependent DNA methyltransferase; the protein is MSNEWDEYAENWEQDAATANYAQKAFEQLEERVSLEGLKVLDFGCGTGLLTQKLSPLAKEIVALDSSEKMIEQLDAKELLNVEPVVDELTRGLVAYHPAFRGQFDIVVASSVCGFLDDFEESAKIIHSLLNDGGLFIHWDWLVDSDSESYGLTQSQAKKALTKAKFSSVTIDTPFHVDSDKGSLPVLMGVAQK
- the nhaD gene encoding sodium:proton antiporter NhaD, with the translated sequence MSVFLRLLIVFFALFSFPSFAAESSTSYTSSGVGYAALIIFGFAYCLVMAEEYLQLRKSKPVLLAAGLIWIIIGFAFQADGQIETAKHALEHNLLEYAQLLLFLLVAMTYISAMEERRLFDALQAWMVNKGFNLRTLFWITGILSFFISPIADNLTTALLMCAVVMKVGGNNTRFINLACINIVVAANAGGAFSPFGDITTLMVWQAGLVSFSQFLTLFIPSVANYVVPAVIMAFFIPKEQPDAIKEVVELKRGARRIVVLFLLTIATAVAFHGFLHFPPVIGMMMGLAYLQFFGFFLRKTLPMSLAKKRAKAQASHDEEALRRLGSVVPFDVFRRVSHAEWDTLLFFYGVVMCVGGLSLIGYLGMVSEIMYTQWDPVWANIMVGILSAIVDNIPVMFAVLTMQPEMTLGNWLLVTLTAGVGGSLLSIGSAAGVALMGAAHGKYTFFGHLKWAPVISLGYMVSIVLHLMINGSLF
- a CDS encoding substrate-binding domain-containing protein, yielding MATIKDVAKAAGVSVATVSRVINRSPKASTKAIESVNIAMAQLGYRPNANARALVSQSTNTMGVLVSDVSDPFFGTLIKAVDDVAHTQGKHLLIGNGYHNADEEREAIELLVNSRCESLVIHSKGLTDKELLSYTKEVRGMVLINRQIPEISHRCIALDNYKGAYLATEYLIRHGHINIACISSSHHIEDVDARIAGYLAALNDHNIKLSDKYIVHCNPDSEGGEEAMTHLLTQSLPITAVFAYNDYMAAGAMSILDENGLDVPENVSVIGFDDGPIARYLTPKLTTIRYPIQMMAEQAARLSLDLANGETVHTEPVMLSPTLVRRNSVDKVRS
- a CDS encoding OmpA family protein; protein product: MINRDNSKIEELRSLVLGEQYENALNDYIDKNDETGRVADVIVEAIKQRNQKDNKVTEELSPIIDSAIEVSINNNTQRFADILYPVIGAAVRKSVSATFNQLVNSLNQVLTQNFSLKSIKWRYQAWRQGISYAQFLLMKTSVFQVEQVLLIHRETGLLLNSVANEGTETSDPELVSSMLTAITDFVSDSFSSDSNDTLEGVRLGDLLLKIEVAPHVILAAAVRGIPNQLVDTTISTTVEKIEQDFSDTLVHFSGDNEEFASSAPLLESCLLKNTLEDNAKERFPWRLFAVLLVFIVVGLYKLFVHINVSNEHDITRQVFEYEPNYLIVESIIQDENIALSVLRKPGSRAPSDILENINYLHTTQAVDDKVVDFSESGELPQYNLTIIDVVRHNLISSLSEGESARIWLSDRTVNVSGELKPNTLEQLKRYITKIDDSLTLSVQGVTLLPSEPTASEQMERGFLQQQLTSLIGDGETIALDFEQDKVSLSGEVYPETLDKIRRYLSRKELSLGVEMSALTTLTKSPDFQKQYDQLSLLLNQVRFQYELNVVTPKNDKSEMVRFVSQAKSLIQLGETLNPPLTPIFIVTGYSDDIGSKERNIQLSKQRASNVKQIMVDNGINENHIITLNISNIESTESISSALRRVTIDVINKDL
- a CDS encoding Rab family GTPase; protein product: MKAKKICMIGAFAVGKTSLVRRFVESIFTEKYHTTIGVKISKKFIDSTPEPVQLLVWDIEGKDVYTNINVSYLRGASGAMLVVDGTRPDSLEVANELRTLISDNCNDIPVVLMLNKCDLEDDWVIGPDKIATLEQKVSTLFKSSAKDGKNVDEAFQRLAELMLERD